One window of the Triticum dicoccoides isolate Atlit2015 ecotype Zavitan chromosome 3B, WEW_v2.0, whole genome shotgun sequence genome contains the following:
- the LOC119282311 gene encoding uncharacterized protein LOC119282311, giving the protein MLFIKPWLRQAHAKSRLMRVQVDLMIEGVSSHAWARSTAEELLGSSCLIESLAPETESRDDLSLFKLRAWCVDPEVIPACHRLWVPEPPMLGGNQEGCCPSLRQLLEYPILIHIGRLRDFSPPELWRRSPSSDSGSGQSGLPDSSPASQGGEWLVLNWTRGVCDYRGSGRNSPGQGGGGGVGRTYRQALEGRVGPSNWRIPPMSRPGPAVVVVASGVHEVHRESAPTEGVAEFSNLHPVAGLATAGMQGVQNQSGGVADTVTVPDKVVVADTVVGCIETALGPETARPTGLSKDQVGQNPEENLTASISVPDAVPIAAPRDAAVVGQPLELLPWGGSDPLRLVDPVHSSPLLGVAATPAQSIRLAVADPLSRSAGWDPVAEMLANTVMQKWRLARWWHLHQPRLRCHWTPRKLHASRLR; this is encoded by the coding sequence ATGCTTTTCATCAAGCCATGGCTGCGGCAGGCGCATGCCAAGTCCAGGCTTATGCGGGTGCAGGTGGACCTGATGATTGAGGGTGTTTCCTCCCATGCTTGGGCCAGATCAACGGCAGAGGAGTTGCTGGGCAGTTCTTGCCTAATCGAGAGCCTGGCGCCGGAGACTGAAAGCAGAGATGATCTCTCTCTGTTCAAGCTGCGTGCTTGGTGCGTCGACCCGGAGGTGATTCCCGCGTGTCATAGGTTGTGGGTGCCGGAGCCACCGATGTTGGGAGGCAACCAGGAGGGGTGCTGCCCGTCTCTTCGGCAGCTGCTAGAGTACCCGATTCTGATTCACATCGGTAGGCTGCGTGACTTCTCGCCGCCGGAGCTCTGGCGTCGCTCGCCTAGCTCGGACAGTGGCAGTGGACAGAGCGGCTTGCCGGACAGCTCCCCGGCGTCCCAGGGTGGAGAATGGTTGGTGCTGAACTGGACGCGCGGCGTTTGTGACTACCGGGGTTCTGGCCGGAATTCCCCCggtcagggcggcggcggcggagtgggcaGAACCTATCGACAGGCTCTAGAAGGACGGGTGGGGCCCTCCAACTGGCGTATCCCTCCAATGAGTAGGCCGGGTCCGGCGGTGGTGGTTGTTGCCAGTGGGGTCCACGAGGTCCACAGAGAGTCAGCGCCCACCGAAGGGGTCGCGGAGTTTTCGAATTTGCATCCGGTGGCTGGGTTGGCGACAGCTGGAATGCAGGGTGTGCAGAACCAATCTGGTGGCGTGGCTGATACGGTCACAGTTCCAGATAAAGTGGTCGTGGCTGATACGGTCGTGGGTTGCATCGAGACTGCCCTGGGTCCCGAGACGGCCCGACCAACCGGCCTTTCGAAGGATCAGGTTGGACAGAATCCCGAGGAGAATTTGACCGCGAGCATTTCTGTTCCTGACGCTGTGCCCATAGCTGCCCCACGGGACGCAGCTGTGGTTGGACAGCCCTTGGAGTTGTTGCCGTGGGGTGGCTCTGATCCCCTGCGGCTGGTGGATCCTGTGCACTCGAGTCCGCTGCTGGGTGTGGCAGCTACGCCGGCACAGTCGATCCGGCTGGCTGTAGCTGATCCGCTGTCGCGGTCTGCTGGCTGGGACCCGGTGGCTGAGATGCTGGCCAATACAGTAATGCAGAAATGGAGACTGGCTCGGTGGTGGCACCTGCACCAGCCTCGGTTGCGGTGCCATTGGACCCCCCGCAAGTTGCATGCGAGCCGGCTGAGATGA